The sequence GTGCGGGTACACCAACACCACCTCCCGCACATCACCCGTGGTATTATCGCAATAGCGCACCTGTGAGCCCATGCGGACAACGCCGCGCAGATCGGAATTGTCCGTCACCACGCTTGCACGCTCCATCTCCCGAGCAAGGAAATGCGCCACGCGCGGGAAGAGTGCCGAGCTCGAACTGGCCAGAGCGTTTAGGCGCCTGGCCTCATCCTCCAACACCGTGATGGCTGGCAACCCGATTCCAGGCTTGTCCTTGCGATTAGTCTTGGACATTGCCTTCTCTCCTTTCCCAAGCTGCTGGTGGTCCGGGGTCATCGTCATCAAAGAGCTTCTTGCCCCGGAAGACTGGATTGCTAAACAGGACCCCCACAACATCATTCGGATCAGCTCGACGGACGCTTTCAATTCTGACGACTTTGGTCCGCCCATTGGTAAGGAAGGGGATTTCGCTTCCGACCTTCAGCCCCACCATCGCGGCGCCCAACGGTGACATCACGTTGATTTGGCTTCGCTCGGACGTGTAGTCTTCGGGATACACCAGTTGCCTCGTCTCGCGAGGGAAGCTCCAGTCGATGCGGAACGTCACCCACGAACCCATGGTGACGATGCTGTCCAATCTGGCTGCGCGATCAGGGACGATTTCCGCACGGTCGATCTCGCTCAGCAAGAAACGTGCGTCCACGTCGCCTCGATCTGCACCCGCACGCGCGAGTCGTCCCAAGCGACTGTGGTCGGACGCGGGAAGGGTGATGTCTGCGATATAGTGGTTATTCACAACATGCCTCCTTGTTTGAACTCGCCGCGTGGGAGAGCCACACACTAGAGCTGCTTGATGAAGGTATCCGGAGGACCGTCCGGCTAAGCTTCTGCTCGGACGCGGCCTGTATGCAAGCATCGCCGCGATATGCGCAGACCTATCGAGAACATTATCATATGGTGCCAACCGGAAGACCTTCCGCCGCGTGCTGTACCGTGATCAATCCTGCGCTCATTCTGACACATGGTGACTCCTCGATCAGGCGGCGGTAGGCCCTGGATCATCATCCATTGGCTCATTGTCATCGGACCTGCCTGGACGAACCAGCGGTACTACGTTGGTATCGGGGCCTGTTACGCTTTCGATCCTGACTACGTTCATGCAGCCCGAGACGAAGTACGGCATCTGGTCGCCGACGTGGAGGCCGATCAATGCAGCCCCCAATGGCGATAGAACGGATACCTGGGCAAGGTCGGACGTGCAGTCTTCCGGCCAGACTAATTGGACCGTCTTTCGCGGGACGGCCCAATTCGTCCAATAGGTGATCCAGGATCCGATCGTTACGACTGACTGCAGATCGATGGCATCGCCTGGGACAATCTCAGCGCGGTTGATCTCCAGCATCAGGAGCATCGCACTGATATCGCCTCGCTGAGTGGCTACGCGCGCGAGTTGCTCGAGACGAGGATGATCGGCGGCAGACAAGGCGATCTTCGGAAGAGGCAGCACGGCGCACTCCTGCTATGGCAAGTTGGGCCCCCGGAGAGAAAGCCGCAAAACCACAATTTTGATGAGAAGAGAGCCCGGACGGCGCGATTTGCCGTCCGGCTAAACGCGTGCTTGCAGGCGACCAGCGTGGGGACAGAGCCGCGCTATGCGCGGATCGATGTCGAATAA is a genomic window of Bradyrhizobium sp. CB1717 containing:
- the rnk gene encoding nucleoside diphosphate kinase regulator, whose amino-acid sequence is MSKTNRKDKPGIGLPAITVLEDEARRLNALASSSSALFPRVAHFLAREMERASVVTDNSDLRGVVRMGSQVRYCDNTTGDVREVVLVYPHEADITLKRISVLTPVGAALIGLSVGQSIEFQTPGNSKRSLTILSVSH
- a CDS encoding GreA/GreB family elongation factor, which encodes MNNHYIADITLPASDHSRLGRLARAGADRGDVDARFLLSEIDRAEIVPDRAARLDSIVTMGSWVTFRIDWSFPRETRQLVYPEDYTSERSQINVMSPLGAAMVGLKVGSEIPFLTNGRTKVVRIESVRRADPNDVVGVLFSNPVFRGKKLFDDDDPGPPAAWERREGNVQD
- a CDS encoding GreA/GreB family elongation factor, with the translated sequence MLPLPKIALSAADHPRLEQLARVATQRGDISAMLLMLEINRAEIVPGDAIDLQSVVTIGSWITYWTNWAVPRKTVQLVWPEDCTSDLAQVSVLSPLGAALIGLHVGDQMPYFVSGCMNVVRIESVTGPDTNVVPLVRPGRSDDNEPMDDDPGPTAA